The genome window ACAACATATTTCCACATTCATATGGCATTGATACTTGACTAAAAGATCCCGGTTGTACGGTACTACCCACTGGTTGTCCAGCTCAGCCTTCCTTATTTCAACAGTAATGTTTGTCCTGCGTTGCATATACATTGGGAAGCCACTGTCATCAAAAGTAGTTCGAGCACAGTACCTGAAACCATTCAATTATTATAAAGTTTAGGTATTAGGGTAACTTACTGGATTCTGAAATGACACAAAAAAGGGTATGCTTATATCTTACTTTTTCGGAAAATGACGTATGCAACGTAAATCTTTCATGCATGGAGACTTTACATTTTGCAAACCACATGGACCGTGGATCATAAATTCCTTTACGGCTGCCTAACCAACCGGATCTAATAAAGGATCTGGGATTTCTGCGGATACAAAATTATCCACATTCTGCTTGAGGTTTTTTTGAATCAGCATCAAGCCATATTAACATATGTACATGTGGAAGGCCTCTTTTCCGAAACTCGACGACATACATAACTGCAAAACGGGAAAATTTAGATTATATTGGCAATATGCAAACAAAATCTAATTAAAAATTAAACTAAGAAAGTCCAGGTAAACAATCTTACCTCCAATACAAACACCAAAGTATTTTTTGTCCTTAATATTTACCATTAACTGATCAAGTTTTAGCCTAAACACCCTTGATATGATGTCAGGACAGTTTGAAGCAATGCAACCAGGCACATACTCCATCATCTTCTGAATTTCATCCCAAAGAGAATTACATGTCATAGTCAGGAATATGTCAGGATGTCCGATATAACGGCATACGGCCAGCGCATCTTGAAAATTTTGTTGCATGTATCGCTTCGAACCAATGTAGCCAGCTGGCAGAACTATACCTTTACCGGTATTTGAACTGTCCACGTCACCTCTGCTAACAGATCTACAAATATTGCTGTATAATTCATTCTGTAAGTAGTTTGGTGAGTACAGATCCACCATAGTCGTGTCTGTTCAATGGTAGAAAAAACATCTACCATATACTGTTGAAATAGTCTTCCACCTAGCCGTTGAGTCAAACCAACAATACAACTTTCATTATTTATTTCTGGGGAACATAAACAAACATATATTAATTTCTAAATATACCTTACCATCAGACTCTCTAATTTGGAAAGTATATGAGTAATAATTCTTCAGAGACAAAAAGCCACGTGGTTTGCAAGAACTATCAGCAGTCTTTTGAAATTTAATCTTAGGGTGAAATCCATCTTCTCCACGTGGAAAGAGTAAAGGGTACTGTAAAGCCATCAACTTCGGATGAACATAAGAAACACGGACTAAACCTTTACCTTTTTCATTAACAACTATATCATAGTCGCCACATATTTCTTCAGTGTCACCAACCATAATGCCAGCAACTTCATCAGTGCTAGAAATATGACATTCTCTTCCACTCTCAGATCTGATAACTTTGAGTGTAATCTGCAGCTCAACTATTTCATCATTTTCATACAAATCACGCTGCTGCCTAAACTCACCAACCAATTAATTAGTTTCATCTAACATTATTATAAGACCTCGTACAACCTCTTTATCAACACTTTCTCGGTCATGAACACTAACCCACCGAAGACGATTATCAACTTCGTTAATGGTGTCATAAATGTAAAGTTGACAAAATTTGGGGGTTTCATTGTCATTCGGTATTAAAGATCCAAAAACATTGTGGTTCTGACCATTTAATCTGTATACATAAGGCGCCCTTCCATTGTTAATTGAATGATCTATGTTACCACCGGTAGAAGTAAAGGCACAAATTGCATTGTAGAGCCGTATCAATCTATGAAAAGTAAGACCTCTTTTCTTGTCGTTGTATAAATCCAGCAAATACTCAGGGGTAGGAGGGATTGGAGGCAATCTCACAGCACCTTTCATGCAACAAAAAGAAAATATAGGACAACCTTTAGTCACATTTTTATTTACCCTTTCTTCCTTCCACATCCGAGCATGACATTTCGAACATATGGCCGTAGGACCACCCAAAAAAGCATACTCCTCAGGAACGACACATCGCGGTGCACGTCTGCTCTGCATCAAATTACAATCCGAATTCATCCCATCAACAATGACTTCATCATCACCATCAAGCGACCAActaagacaatctgcatcatctgcatttttttattttagtttgacAAAATTAAATGTGGATACTTTTTTAGGAGTACATCTTTGTTTTTCTTACCACTTGATTCACAATCACTTGCTTCATAATCTGATCCTTCAGAATCATCAGACAAAAATGAAGGAGCAACTACATTCGGACTTGCAAGAAAATATTAAATGGTAAATCATAATTACGTAAGACATAACAAAGACGCAATATCACATTCATTTCACCTTCATTAAAGTCATTACTTTCTTCCTCATCATCACTAACAATCTCATCTGCAAATAATTCTCTACCAAATCCAAGATAATTTTCCTTCCCTTTCCGGTTCAAAGGTTCACGTCCATTTAAGGAAACATCATTAATGTTTGATCGCGTTTCCTCTGTTTCATAATTAAAACAACTATTATTTAGTTATTCCTGTTACCATAAGGATAGACAGACAAAAGCTTAACAATGCTAGAATCTAATATTTACCTCTCAACATATTTCTAGAAAATGAGGCGCTACCTGAATTTGTTACATCTGATAAAGGAGTTCTGTCCTGACTACCTTCAAGAGGATTCATGTAGTTTACTCTACTATTTGATCGGGGGAGTAACAATAGGACTACTACATTCTACCAACCAAATATTAAACGCATTATTGTTTCATAAACATAAAATAGCAGTTGCTTTGCAAGAAAAACACAGagtaaattaagaaaataaacaGTCCTTGCAGCTGTTTCATTCAAGTGGCCTGACCTAGGCAAGTCACCAAGTTTCCTCCTCTTTCCCACCAACCTAACAATATTTGGCGTGGATTCCGTCAACATACCCGCATTACAGACAAAACAATGGGTAGTCAGAACATAAGCCTAAGTATGTTTGTGGTTTAAATTTTGTAAGAATTAGAATCTGTACTTGTAGGTGTTTTGTTTTGGCTCCCATTACTAACTATTGCTGGGGTGAACAGAGGTGATCGGTTCGTCTTGGTTGACGGAGTATGAACGTTGGTCATTGATCCTGTTAACACGGGTGCTGAACAAACACAAACAGAAGTCTTACTTATATTCACACATACGAAGAAAAGGTATTCAATAACAACTAACTTACTTGTGGTCGTACTCCTTACCTGTGGAAGAAGATAAAGCACAACGATCAGCAACAACAGAGTCGACAACCACATTCTCTTTGTTACGATTCAATTATTTCGTTCTTCTGTACTTTCGACCATAATCTGCATTCAAATCTTCTAGGTTAAAGAACTTGTCACCTTCTTCACCACCCATACCTTGCACAATGAATCAACCCATAGTCAAATTAACAACAGGAATTTGTATACACAATCTTCAAGTGGGTGAAGACACTATTCAAAAGAGGGGGAGAAGTCACTAATTAACCTAAAGAAACTAATTagaatttgaatttcaaattCAAAAGTGTATAGGACACATtcttaccttcctaagagaagTTTAAGAAGTTTTCAACATAAGCTTTCTTCTCATCCAATATAATTTTTATTCTCATCCAATATGTAATTTTAAAAAACTAATCAGTGGCAACTTTAGTAATTTTTTACAACTTGGTGGGTACAATGCTAAAAGGGGGTTGAAGTTACTATTCAAAAGGGGCAGTATGAACTATTATATACATAGATTTCTATGTGTTTTTACAAAAAATtgattatattttaataaaaaattaagttTTAGTTTggataataatatataaattatggTTAGTCtgatattaatttaattttatccTAAATAAATAGTTTACATTAAAGTTTACATTATTaagtaaattaaaaattataactCATTCCGTTTATACTAATAATGACgatgatgataataataataataattataataataataataataaattatagCTAGGGGAGCAGGCTCAGATTGTGTCTCGGCTTCCCACTAATTTGTTATGATgttaataaaatttattattattattattattataaataaaaataataatctatattattatattaataacaataattataattataatgattataataataataattctggaTATTGTAGTTTAttagcatacataatatcatcCACGTCTATTCCTTGTTTAAAATTTTTCACAAGTTATTTTTTGCTAAATAAAATTTCATGTTTGCTTTAATAATTATAACCGTGATTACTTGTAAAATTCATGAGATACATAGTACACTCGTTACTAAATATTTTTTGAAGTATCTATATAATCCtctttaaaataaaatttttaaattatttaattattacataatattatttttaatattgattcaaaatttaataaatttttggaaatttttatttaagaaaaagttaTTGGGTGATGTTTAAAAATACCCATTTTTGGAGTCCAATGGCTGAAAATACCCATTTTCAGAACACATGACTGAAAATACCGTTTTGGATACACATTTTGTAATTGGATAAGTGTAATAAGCATTTGAGAATCGGGTATCtaagaaaattattaaaaatacGCATTTGTAGTTTGGGTATTACCATGCGTatcttaaaaaaataaaaaaaaaaaattggataCCCATTTGACAAATGTGTATCTAGTACAAAACAAGATACCCAAATAGCAAATGTGTATCCAAAACGATATTTTCAGCCATCCACTTTTAGAACGGATATTTTCAACCATTTACCcaaaaattgttatttttaacaTTCTTTCAAAGTTATTATGAAATGAAAGTAGTACTATATTTTTAGTAGGATATCTTCTAATATTTTTTAGAAAAACAAAAGAAGATTTGTACATTTTGAAAAAACAACCCACCTTGTCCTGATTTTTAGCCGCCCCAAATCtccaatctctctctctctctctccaacaGTCACATTGGTTGTCTCGCAAGGACGAGTTGGATCCACTCTGTCAATCCCTGCCCTTTTGTTTTTTCATCTGTATGTATGTATAATCtctcccccccctctctctctctctctcctctcatTTGGGGTTCTCTCATTTTATACCCCATTTGTTTCTCCCCTTAGATCTCATCTCTAATCTCTCAGCCACACTTCATTTATATGTTTCTGCATTGTTTTTACTTTAAAGTTTGAATCTTTAAGTCAATTGGCCTTTCttgctgcattttcttgattcatTTCCTATTTAGTACCCTCTTTTAGTTATTTATAGTTGTTTTTATATCTTATTTGTTGAATCTTGATTTGAGATTGTGGGCTAAACTTGATTTTGTATTTGTTTGAGTTTAGTCCAAGGATTTGGTTGGTTCTCAAATTTAAGTTTTAGCCCAATTTCTTGAATTCTTGTTTTGCAAGATAATTATATAGAATTTTGAAATTGTTAGCAACAATGAATGAAGCAAAAGTGGAGCAGCAGCAGCCTTTGATCCCACCATCTTATTTGCGGAAACTTCCCGATTTTAAGCAATCTGTCAAGTTGAAGTATGTCAAACTTGGTTATCATTATCTTATAACTCATGGAATGTACTTATTTTTATCCCCTCTTGTTGTTATTCTTGCTGCTCAATTGTCTACATTTTCTCTTCAAGACATCTATATTCTTTGGGACCATTTAAGGTTCAATCTTATATCCGTGATCGTGTGTTCGACTCTTCTAGTCTTTTTGTCGACCCTTTATTTTCTTACCCGCCCTCGACCTGTTTACCTTGTGAATTTCTCATGCTATAAACCTGAAGAAGAACGAAAATGTACGAGGCAGACTTTTATGGAGAAATCCACGCTTACTGGTAACTTTACTGATGCAAACCTCAATTTCCAGAGGAAAATTCTTGAAAGGTCAGGTCTTGGTGAAGACACGTATCTTCCTGAAGCTGTGCTTAGAGTTCCTCCAAATCCTTGTATGGcagaagcaagaaaagaagctgaacttgTAATGTTTGGTGCCATTGATGAGCTCTTGGCGAAGACCTCTATGAAGCCGAAAGATATTGGGATATTGATTGTTAATTGTAGTTTGTTTAATCCTACTCCCTCTCTTGCCTCTATGGTTATAAACCATTACAAACTTCGAGGGAATATCTTGACTTATAATCTTGGTGGGATGGGTTGCAGTGCTGGTCTAATCTCAATTGATCTAGCTAAAGATCTTCTTCAAGTCCATCCCAATTCGTATGCTCTAGTAATCAGCATGGAGAACATCACACTGAATTGGTATTTTGGAAATGAGAGGTCGATGCTTGTTTCTAATTGCCTGTTCCGCATGGGAGGGGCTGCCATTCTGCTTTCAAACAAGAGATCAGATCGACGCCGATCCAAGTATCAGTTGGTCCATACTGTCAGAACCCACAAAGGTTCTGATGATAAATGCTTTTCTTGTGTTACTCAGATGGAGGATCCTGTTGGAAAAGTTGGAGTTGCTCTGTCAAAAGATCTGATGGCGGTTGCTGGGGATGCTTTAAAGACCAATATAACTACTCTTGGTCCTCTTGTGCTGCCAATGTCTGAACAGCTGCTCTTCTTTGCTACATTGGTTGGGAAGAAACTATTTAGGATGAAGATAAAGCCTTATATCCCAGATTTCAAACTGGCATTTGAGCATTTCTGCATTCATGCGGGAGG of Apium graveolens cultivar Ventura unplaced genomic scaffold, ASM990537v1 ctg7192, whole genome shotgun sequence contains these proteins:
- the LOC141703913 gene encoding uncharacterized protein LOC141703913; translated protein: MKGAVRLPPIPPTPEYLLDLYNDKKRGLTFHRLIRLYNAICAFTSTGGNIDHSINNGRAPYVYRLNGQNHNVFGSLIPNDNETPKFCQLYIYDTINEVDNRLRQQRDLYENDEIVELQITLKVIRSESGRECHISSTDEVAGIMVGDTEEICGDYDIVVNEKGKGLVRVSYVHPKLMALQYPLLFPRGEDGFHPKIKFQKTADSSCKPRGFLSLKNYYSYTFQIRESDDTTMVDLYSPNYLQNELYSNICRSVSRGDVDSSNTGKGIVLPAGYIGSKRYMQQNFQDALAVCRYIGHPDIFLTMTCNSLWDEIQKMMEYVPGCIASNCPDIISRVFRLKLDQLMVNIKDKKYFGVCIGVMYVVEFRKRGLPHAAVKEFMIHGPCGLQNVKSPCMKDLRCIRHFPKKYCARTTFDDSGFPMYMQRRTNITVEIRKAELDNQWVTKTAPSVPMKRYGKLLPGRRTSSYTYDEIPRFYVWNDGERKWTMRKRGFQIGRLCYVYHSTGEPWFLRLLLMKFYALGEIDELLWSVGKSLKKFDQLPQPPRSYLNNGINNLIIEETSYDTRKMEYETAKLLQDFASSGIAATLMPGGWTAHSRFKIPIVLDECSTCNIAHDSDVAQLIKQTQLIIWDEVPMQHIYAFECLDRSLKDIMKDVDPKRYAMPFGGITVVLGGDFRQILPVITYGDRADIVDACITRSRLWSICQVFLLTENMRLKQGESDSESEELKKFTKWVLDIGNGQVSPPRVCNFPVTENQILIPSQFCDVQSENTVDNMIHSMYPNFAHKGHSTQYLSERAILTPTNQTMGHLNSLIVDKLPGESVSYFSVDAAEEFGGTNEDLNEAFPIEYLNSLNVVGMPPHDLKLKVGAVVRLMRNLNQTLGL
- the LOC141703908 gene encoding 3-ketoacyl-CoA synthase 11-like gives rise to the protein MNEAKVEQQQPLIPPSYLRKLPDFKQSVKLKYVKLGYHYLITHGMYLFLSPLVVILAAQLSTFSLQDIYILWDHLRFNLISVIVCSTLLVFLSTLYFLTRPRPVYLVNFSCYKPEEERKCTRQTFMEKSTLTGNFTDANLNFQRKILERSGLGEDTYLPEAVLRVPPNPCMAEARKEAELVMFGAIDELLAKTSMKPKDIGILIVNCSLFNPTPSLASMVINHYKLRGNILTYNLGGMGCSAGLISIDLAKDLLQVHPNSYALVISMENITLNWYFGNERSMLVSNCLFRMGGAAILLSNKRSDRRRSKYQLVHTVRTHKGSDDKCFSCVTQMEDPVGKVGVALSKDLMAVAGDALKTNITTLGPLVLPMSEQLLFFATLVGKKLFRMKIKPYIPDFKLAFEHFCIHAGGRAVLDELEKNLQLSDWHMEPSRMTLNRFGNTSSSSLWYELAYSEAKGRIKKGDRAWQIAFGSGFKCNSAVWKALRTLNPAKEKSPWMDEIHKFPVDVPKVSAV